One segment of Cynocephalus volans isolate mCynVol1 chromosome 8, mCynVol1.pri, whole genome shotgun sequence DNA contains the following:
- the LOC134384738 gene encoding Fc receptor-like protein 1 isoform X1, whose translation MLPWLLLLICAPLCEPIELFLIPKPSRPIEGSPVTLTCKAQPFPQKPVAQLQFCFFRGGWALRLGCSSSPELQIATMWKEDSGSYWCEAQTMAFKVIRSRRVQIYVQRFPVSDVSLETQPPGGQVIEGDKLVLVCSVAKGTGDITFLWYKGVLGVNLETKTQRSLTAEFEILTVRESDAEQYYCVADNGYGPSPSGLVSITVRIPVSRPVITLSTPRAQAMVGDMVELHCEALRGSPPILYWFYHEDVTLGSSSAPSGGGASFNLSLTTEQSGNYSCEADNGLRTQRSEAVTLNFTVPIRDRRDRHLTSGVIEGLLGTLCPATVALLFCYWLKRKIGRCSSRDPLRTPPRPEPQESSYLNSPAPVQLEPVYENVNVVSRDGVYSLVYCIQQEQKSAAVEPLRTHLENQVGLDIYSRLRKTNITDMDYENAM comes from the exons ATGCTGCCGTGGCTCTTGCTGTTGATCTGTG CTCCACTCTGTGAACCCATCG AGCTGTTTCTGATACCCAAGCCATCAAGGCCCATAGAGGGGAGCCCAGTGACCCTCACCTGTAAGGCCCAGCCCTTTCCACAGAAGCCAGTGGCTCAGCTCCAGTTCTGCTTCTTCAGAGGTGGCTGGGCCCTGAGGCTGGGCTGTAGCAGCTCCCCAGAGCTCCAGATTGCCACCATGTGGAAAGAAGACTCAGGGTCCTACTGGTGTGAAGCACAGACAATGGCATTCAAGGTCATACGGAGCCGGAGAGTCCAGATATATGTGCAGA GATTCCCTGTCTCTGATGTGAGCTTGGAGACCCAGCCCCCAGGGGGACAAGTGATAGAGGGAGATAAGCTGGTCCTCGTCTGCTCGGTTGCTAAGGGCACAGGAGACATCACCTTCCTCTGGTACAAAGGAGTCTTGGGTGTAAACCTGGAAACAAAGACCCAGCGTTCACTGACAGCAGAGTTTGAGATCCTTACAGTGAGGGAAAGCGACGCTGAGCAATATTACTGTGTAGCTGACAATGGCTATGGCCCCAGTCCCAGTGGACTGGTGAGCATCACTGTCAGAA TTCCAGTGTCTCGGCCTGTCATCACCCTCAGCACTCCCAGGGCCCAGGCTATGGTGGGGGACATGGTGGAGCTTCACTGTGAGGCCCTGAGAGGCTCTCCCCCAATCCTCTACTGGTTTTATCACGAGGATGTCACCTTGGGGAGCAGCTCAGCCCCATCTGGAGGAGGAGCATCCTTCAACCTCTCCCTGACCACAGAACAATCTGGAAACTATTCCTGTGAGGCTGACAATGGCCTGAGGACCCAGCGCAGTGAGGCAGTGACACTCAACTTCACAG TGCCTATCAGGGACAGAAGGGATCGTCATCTTACTTCAGGAGTCATTGAGGGACTGCTTGGCACCCTTTGTCCTGCCACTGTGGCCCTACTATTTTGTTACTGGCTCAAGAGAAAAATAG GAAGGTGTTCATCCAGGGATCCACTCAG GACCCCTCCCAGGCCTGAACCCCAAGAATCCAGCTACCTCAACTCACCAGCCCCAGTGCAGCTAGAGCCTGTATATGAAAATG TGAATGTTGTAAGCAGAGATGGAGTTTATTCATTGGTTTACTGTATCCAGCAGGAACAGAAATCAGCAGCAG TAGAACCCCTGAGGACACACCTGGAGAATCAG GTTGGCCTAGACATCTATTCTAGGCTGAGGAAGACAAACATTACAGATATGGACTACGAAAATGCTATGTAA
- the LOC134384738 gene encoding Fc receptor-like protein 1 isoform X2: protein MLPWLLLLICAPLCEPIELFLIPKPSRPIEGSPVTLTCKAQPFPQKPVAQLQFCFFRGGWALRLGCSSSPELQIATMWKEDSGSYWCEAQTMAFKVIRSRRVQIYVQRFPVSDVSLETQPPGGQVIEGDKLVLVCSVAKGTGDITFLWYKGVLGVNLETKTQRSLTAEFEILTVRESDAEQYYCVADNGYGPSPSGLVSITVRIPVSRPVITLSTPRAQAMVGDMVELHCEALRGSPPILYWFYHEDVTLGSSSAPSGGGASFNLSLTTEQSGNYSCEADNGLRTQRSEAVTLNFTVPIRDRRDRHLTSGVIEGLLGTLCPATVALLFCYWLKRKIGRCSSRDPLRTPPRPEPQESSYLNSPAPVQLEPVYENVNVVSRDGVYSLVYCIQQEQKSAAEPLRTHLENQVGLDIYSRLRKTNITDMDYENAM from the exons ATGCTGCCGTGGCTCTTGCTGTTGATCTGTG CTCCACTCTGTGAACCCATCG AGCTGTTTCTGATACCCAAGCCATCAAGGCCCATAGAGGGGAGCCCAGTGACCCTCACCTGTAAGGCCCAGCCCTTTCCACAGAAGCCAGTGGCTCAGCTCCAGTTCTGCTTCTTCAGAGGTGGCTGGGCCCTGAGGCTGGGCTGTAGCAGCTCCCCAGAGCTCCAGATTGCCACCATGTGGAAAGAAGACTCAGGGTCCTACTGGTGTGAAGCACAGACAATGGCATTCAAGGTCATACGGAGCCGGAGAGTCCAGATATATGTGCAGA GATTCCCTGTCTCTGATGTGAGCTTGGAGACCCAGCCCCCAGGGGGACAAGTGATAGAGGGAGATAAGCTGGTCCTCGTCTGCTCGGTTGCTAAGGGCACAGGAGACATCACCTTCCTCTGGTACAAAGGAGTCTTGGGTGTAAACCTGGAAACAAAGACCCAGCGTTCACTGACAGCAGAGTTTGAGATCCTTACAGTGAGGGAAAGCGACGCTGAGCAATATTACTGTGTAGCTGACAATGGCTATGGCCCCAGTCCCAGTGGACTGGTGAGCATCACTGTCAGAA TTCCAGTGTCTCGGCCTGTCATCACCCTCAGCACTCCCAGGGCCCAGGCTATGGTGGGGGACATGGTGGAGCTTCACTGTGAGGCCCTGAGAGGCTCTCCCCCAATCCTCTACTGGTTTTATCACGAGGATGTCACCTTGGGGAGCAGCTCAGCCCCATCTGGAGGAGGAGCATCCTTCAACCTCTCCCTGACCACAGAACAATCTGGAAACTATTCCTGTGAGGCTGACAATGGCCTGAGGACCCAGCGCAGTGAGGCAGTGACACTCAACTTCACAG TGCCTATCAGGGACAGAAGGGATCGTCATCTTACTTCAGGAGTCATTGAGGGACTGCTTGGCACCCTTTGTCCTGCCACTGTGGCCCTACTATTTTGTTACTGGCTCAAGAGAAAAATAG GAAGGTGTTCATCCAGGGATCCACTCAG GACCCCTCCCAGGCCTGAACCCCAAGAATCCAGCTACCTCAACTCACCAGCCCCAGTGCAGCTAGAGCCTGTATATGAAAATG TGAATGTTGTAAGCAGAGATGGAGTTTATTCATTGGTTTACTGTATCCAGCAGGAACAGAAATCAGCAGCAG AACCCCTGAGGACACACCTGGAGAATCAG GTTGGCCTAGACATCTATTCTAGGCTGAGGAAGACAAACATTACAGATATGGACTACGAAAATGCTATGTAA